The genomic segment TACCGACTTCTTCCACGTACCCACTCATTTCGTGACCCAGGATATGCGGAAGTGGCGCAATAAAACCAGTCCATTCGCCCATCCAGCCGTGCCAGTCGCTACGGCAGACACCTGTGGCCTTTAATTTGACGATCACCCCGTCAGAAGTCAGTTCAGGATCAGGAACCTTTTCAAGCGACAGAGGTTTTTTAAAAGCTGTAAGAACGGCAGCTTTCATAAATCATGCATCTCCTTGATTGTTATATAGTTGTGACATTTGTCACACTTGTATACTAGCACAGGAGATATATGATGTAAACGCTAACAACTTGAGTCCCTTTATACGTACATTCAGAAATACACAGTTCCTTTTCTCTCCAGGCAAACTCTCATTTCAGTGTAGTGAACTTCCCCAATTAGAATCTATTTTTGTTTACTTGCGTCGGCCCTATTCAATATATCAACATTTCTGAAATCCGGTACAGCCCCAAAGTGACCTGACGCAATAAAGGGGCAAAAGCCAGCAGGTCATACAACCGTAGCAGGGGGCACTTTCTTCTCCTGACCCTTCACAAAGGAGACACAACACAGCGGCTCTGTGTAAGCGCATAAATGATAAAATTATGGATAGATGTTAATGGGTTCACAATTTAAAGATCCCGGGAGGATAGTCTTATGTTATCTAAAGCAGAAACGGCCTTACTCGTGATTGATATGCAATACGGCGGTGGTGCGCCAGACGGTTCACTCGTGCAGATGCTGCATGTCGATGTGTCCAGGCAGGAAGATATCGTGACCCCGATTATCAGGCTGAAGGATTTTTTTAACGAAAACGGGATGCTGGTTGTAAATATTAAAACGGAATACGAAGAAGATTTCAGCAACTGGCCGATGCTTGCGAAACGTTTCGAGGTGAAAAAATACAGGCATTTTGCCAGGGGTTCCGCAGATGCAGCTATTATCCCGCCTCTTGCCCCGCGGAAGGGTGAAAAGCTGGTTGTAAAGCATCGCTGGGACGGGTTTTTCGAGACAGACCTCGATCAGCTGCTGAAAGCACATCACATTGTCAACCTGATTCTTGTCGGGGCCGCGACGGATGTCTGTGTCCTGGAAACCTGCAGTTCTGCTTTCTCGCTGAACTATAACTGTATTGTGCCCATTGAGACGACGGCTTCCTTCAGTCCTGAACGGAAAAAGCTCGGTCTTGAGGTACTTCGTTTTGGAAGAAGTCAGGTGGTTCCGGTCAAAGAAGTCTATAAGCTGTTCAATTAATAAAACTTCAGCTCTGAGTGATTTGCATGATCTGCCAATACTCAGAGCTGTTTCTCTTGTCAACTCAAACAGGGAGGGGACACGTTGTCCCCTCCCTGTATTTGTGTAAATCTTATTTTACTTCCTGATTTCCTGAAACTTCCCCTTCAATTTTAGCTGATTTCTGGATGGCGTCATTTGCGTAATACACGTTTCCGTCTATTTTTGCTGTTTTATGCACGTTAAATCCGTTCGCTTCTACGTACACATCACCTTTAAATGTTCCACCCTGTAATCTGAAATTCTCACTTTTTACAATCAGTTTCGGCGCAGTCAGAGTAAACGAATCGGTGATTTTCCGATTTTCATCCTGAGTATACAGCGCCAGCTTACGATAGATATCGGCAGATGGATCATTCTTGTCATGGAATTCACCTTCAACGACAATATCTTTGTCAACCGTGATGTTACCCAGTGTGGCAACCATCCAGGTCCCGTCTTTGCTTAAACCATTTACAAGAGCGTCCGCATCGTTGACAATCGACGCACTTGTCACAGCGTCCACAGAGGTTTTTCCGGTGACTTTTCCGTCAACAGTGGCCGCGTTTTTGAATTCATCACTGGTATAGATGATATTGCCATCGACAGTTGCCGACTTGTCAAGCGTGAATCCCTTAGCTTCAACATAAACATCGCCGACAAAGGTCCCACCCTGAATTTTGAAGTTTTCACTCTTTACGGTCATTTTCGGTGCGGTCAGTTTGAATGATTCGGTAATCTTATGATTTTCATCCTGGGTGTACAGTGCAAGTTTACGGTATATCTCTTTCGACGCATCACCCTTATCGTGGAATTCACCTTCTACAACAATATCCTGATCCACCTTCAGATCACCCAGTGTCGCAACGATCCAGGTCCCATCCTTACTTAAAGCTTTTACAAGAGCATCCGCATCATTGACGATTGAAGCCGTTGTCACAGCATCGGCGGATGACCCTGATGATTTTTCGCTGTCCCCTGAGCCGTTTCCGTTTCCGCAGGCGGTCATTGCGGTCAGCATGGCAACAGCCAGGACGGAAATAACCAACAGCCTGAATTTAGCCTTCATCAGTAAATCCCCCTAAAGTTCAGTATCCTATCTATATGTGATCTCTTTCACGTCACACTCCTATTTTATCATGTATGCGTTTACATATTTACACTCTGATTTGTATAATTTATGACGTTTTATATTGTGAAATCCGTGCGGTTTTAAGAAAGGGTCTGCTATAATGGGGGGCGGAGGTGTTTCTATCAACTACCTGCCGCTAAAGTGAACAGGCTTGCCGCTGCGTTCTTAATTTGAAGCTCATTCCTTCCTCTCATTATTAAAATAATGAGTTTCCTGGAGGTTACGAATCATGAAATTCGTGAAAATTCATCTCTTCAGCATGCTGTACGGTTTTCTCCTGTTCGTGCTCACCTTTATGATCTTCCGCCCTGATCTGGCAGCTGAACGCCTTCATATTTCAACCGATGCCGTATCCCGGGGCTATCTCTGGGTGGCTATCCTCGCGGCTGTCGTCTACATGCTGTTTATGAACCAGGTTTCCAGAGGCCGGCCACGGGACTGGAAGGCGGGACTTATTGTCGCGATACAGGCCATGCTCTGGTTCCCGTATTGGCTGCTGTTTGTCCTGATCGCATGGCTTATTTTGTGAAATCGATTAATACGTAATCGCCTGCCCGCCAAACTGTTCCCATCCCTGTATGAACGCTTTCCTGTCAAGCTTCTTGTTTTTCTTTCCATCCAGAGGATCGTTGACGTAGACAGAGTCTGGATCAAAACCGGTAACAAGAACGGCATGCTCGCGATAGGTTATTTTCACAGGCCCGTCCTTTGTCTGCCAGGTTTCCCATTCTTCTTCCGGCAGAGGTCGGAATGTGCTTGTTACGATGACCCATACCGGTTTTCCTGCCACAATCTTTTTTTCAACGTCCAACCAGGGCCGTCCGGTCAGATCAACTGCATCCATATATTGACGTGCCAGATTATAAACAGGGCCATGATAAACCGCATATCCCGATTCATCAAACGTCTCGATGTTACCGACAAATCCTTTATTCGGGTTTCCGCGATACACGCCATCACGAAAAGGAACCTTTTCAATCTGATCGGCAAGGGTCATTTTATCTACCGCTTTCCCGCTTGACTGAATCAGCATGGCCAGTACCGTGACCTCACAGCCGCGGGCAAGCTCCGGCATCTGGGAGATCACAGGGAAATTCATTATTTTCTTAGTGACCGGGACCGGTTTCCGGGGAACTTTATCCTTAATCAGAAGTGTGTTCCGGTCAACTGACCGGGGAGCCTCAGTAGAGGGTACTGCACTGTTTTCCGCAAGGCTCACCGGATGATCTGCGTCAACGTGGGGCACGATAATGATCGTGATCAGCAGGAGGGCCGCGACGGCCAAAACGATCGTATAAACGTATGCAGTCTTTTTCAATTAACGATCCGCTTCTCCTTTCAAATTTCAGACACTTTTTATCATTATACACTTCACTTCACTGAAAATTGCAGATCAGGTCATGGGTGAAACCAGAAATTGTGAACAGGCTTTGACATGTAAGGGGTTGCGATATGAATTGCTTTTATTTATGCCCTCAGGGTTATAAGATGATGTAGGGAGAGTTTACCCATGTTCAACCAAAATATACTTTTTCTGGAGGGATACTGTTGAAGCAAATCGCTATCGGACCGGAAAAGAAACAAAGATCTGCCGTAGTTCAGGGCTGTATGAGAATTGCCGACATGTCAGATGAGGCCGTTGAGCGGCTGATTCGGACAGATCTGGAAAATGGTGTGACTTTTTTTGATCATGCTGACTGTTATAACAATGGAGCATGTGAAGCCAAATTTGGTAAGGTGCTGGCAGCACATCCGGACCTGAGAGACAAGATCACCCTGCAGACCAAGTGCGGGATTGTTCACGGACCGGAATATACTATTTATAATTTTTCAAAAGATCATCTGCTTGAGACGGTCAATGCCAGTCTGAAGCGCCTTCAGACCGATCATCTTGACTATCTTCTACTTCACCGGCCAGACGCGCTGATGGAGCCTGAAGAGGTTGCTGAGGCATTTGATACCCTGCATCAGCAGGGAAAAGTGCTGCATTTCGGAGTCAGCAACCAGAATCCGATGCAGATGGAA from the Sporolactobacillus sp. Y61 genome contains:
- a CDS encoding isochorismatase family cysteine hydrolase, coding for MLSKAETALLVIDMQYGGGAPDGSLVQMLHVDVSRQEDIVTPIIRLKDFFNENGMLVVNIKTEYEEDFSNWPMLAKRFEVKKYRHFARGSADAAIIPPLAPRKGEKLVVKHRWDGFFETDLDQLLKAHHIVNLILVGAATDVCVLETCSSAFSLNYNCIVPIETTASFSPERKKLGLEVLRFGRSQVVPVKEVYKLFN
- a CDS encoding polymer-forming cytoskeletal protein, which encodes MKAKFRLLVISVLAVAMLTAMTACGNGNGSGDSEKSSGSSADAVTTASIVNDADALVKALSKDGTWIVATLGDLKVDQDIVVEGEFHDKGDASKEIYRKLALYTQDENHKITESFKLTAPKMTVKSENFKIQGGTFVGDVYVEAKGFTLDKSATVDGNIIYTSDEFKNAATVDGKVTGKTSVDAVTSASIVNDADALVNGLSKDGTWMVATLGNITVDKDIVVEGEFHDKNDPSADIYRKLALYTQDENRKITDSFTLTAPKLIVKSENFRLQGGTFKGDVYVEANGFNVHKTAKIDGNVYYANDAIQKSAKIEGEVSGNQEVK
- a CDS encoding C39 family peptidase gives rise to the protein MKKTAYVYTIVLAVAALLLITIIIVPHVDADHPVSLAENSAVPSTEAPRSVDRNTLLIKDKVPRKPVPVTKKIMNFPVISQMPELARGCEVTVLAMLIQSSGKAVDKMTLADQIEKVPFRDGVYRGNPNKGFVGNIETFDESGYAVYHGPVYNLARQYMDAVDLTGRPWLDVEKKIVAGKPVWVIVTSTFRPLPEEEWETWQTKDGPVKITYREHAVLVTGFDPDSVYVNDPLDGKKNKKLDRKAFIQGWEQFGGQAITY